The Bradyrhizobium sp. WBAH42 genome includes a window with the following:
- a CDS encoding EAL domain-containing protein has product MSASDCLLTEMPDVLRAVLERAEDAVVIVDDAHRITHFNSAAERIWKLAATEVLGRDAAVLNLDCLRIGTAADFRDEIGLVRRDGSRIRMMVSVSSAMIGGTTHHIVFARDVTLEAERRVRIGLLNAVSDQTNRAVIITDVEQNIVYVNSAFTALFGYTNAEAEGRRAGELIAGRHTDRRVVARLVKRLKRGGPRGEAEVLVYDRNGEEIWVCARIDAFRDGKGRVKHIFALLEDITETKQLRSLQQLIMGALADEVPIGEIADRLCRRVEEIAPDVVSSLLHIDAAGLVHPLGGPSLPEDYSRALDGVAIGPNVGSCGSAAFHGVPVLAEDLDTDPRWQPYKAMPLAIGLRACWSTPVKAKDGRVIATFAFYYREPRAPSNWHRRIVEACVDLGAFAIERKEARAEIARLAYHDILTGLPNRAQLRHLITTAIDACPTGSHVALAFLDVDHFKDVNDTLGHAAGDELLVQLAQRLREHIGPGDMLGRLGGDEFVILLPQRNAEAAERVAADISEALARPLRLGSKLMPMSASIGISLYPDHATDIDTLMQQADAAMYMAKQAGRSTHRIFSAEMSVLAEQRLALIAALRRAVAEGALSLSYQPQIRSCDGAIHGVEALARWRDAVLGDVSPAKFIPLAEECGLIEQIGLWSVREACRQMASWRRAGLNIPCVSVNLSPINFRNVTLAARLKDILAEHELPPDALMLEITEGTFMQDGAAALETMNAIRELGVGLSVDDFGTGYSSLSRLAHLPIRELKIDRSFMRDIERDAGALAIATAVVRVGQGLGMSVVAEGVETEGQRNTLAALGCDIVQGFLYAPPLPPVAFERWLIEHCAEQARAMLGRLDLAAAGKAAVKRSASCCSSFTGSARTKPAQSRD; this is encoded by the coding sequence ATGTCCGCCTCCGATTGTCTTCTGACCGAAATGCCGGACGTGCTGCGCGCAGTCCTCGAACGTGCTGAAGATGCCGTCGTCATCGTCGATGACGCGCATCGCATCACGCACTTCAATTCCGCCGCGGAGCGAATCTGGAAGCTTGCCGCCACCGAGGTGCTCGGCCGGGATGCCGCCGTCCTCAACCTCGATTGCCTCCGGATCGGCACGGCCGCCGATTTCCGCGACGAGATCGGCCTCGTGCGTCGCGATGGCAGCCGCATCAGGATGATGGTGTCGGTGTCCTCGGCGATGATCGGCGGGACGACCCATCACATCGTGTTCGCGCGCGACGTCACTCTCGAGGCCGAGCGCCGCGTCAGGATCGGTCTGCTCAATGCCGTCTCGGACCAGACCAACCGGGCGGTGATCATCACCGACGTGGAGCAGAACATCGTCTATGTCAACTCGGCGTTCACGGCGCTGTTCGGCTACACCAACGCCGAGGCGGAGGGCCGCCGCGCTGGCGAGCTCATCGCCGGCCGCCACACCGATCGCAGGGTGGTCGCCAGGCTCGTCAAGCGCCTGAAGCGCGGCGGGCCTCGCGGCGAGGCCGAGGTGCTCGTCTACGACCGGAATGGCGAGGAGATCTGGGTCTGCGCCCGGATCGATGCCTTTCGCGACGGCAAGGGCCGGGTCAAGCACATCTTCGCGCTGCTCGAGGACATCACCGAGACCAAGCAGCTGCGCTCGCTTCAGCAGCTCATCATGGGCGCGCTCGCCGACGAGGTACCGATCGGCGAGATCGCCGACCGGCTGTGCCGCCGCGTCGAGGAGATCGCACCCGACGTCGTCTCTTCGCTGCTTCACATCGACGCCGCCGGCCTGGTTCATCCGCTCGGTGGCCCCAGCCTGCCTGAGGACTATTCCCGCGCGCTGGACGGCGTTGCGATCGGTCCCAATGTCGGCTCCTGCGGCAGCGCGGCCTTCCATGGCGTGCCGGTTCTGGCGGAGGATCTCGACACCGACCCGCGCTGGCAGCCCTACAAGGCGATGCCGCTCGCGATCGGCCTGCGCGCCTGCTGGTCGACCCCGGTCAAGGCCAAGGACGGGCGCGTCATCGCCACCTTCGCCTTTTACTATCGCGAGCCGCGCGCGCCGAGCAACTGGCACCGACGCATCGTCGAGGCTTGCGTCGATCTCGGCGCCTTCGCGATCGAGCGCAAGGAGGCGCGCGCGGAGATCGCGCGGCTCGCCTATCACGACATCCTCACCGGCCTGCCGAACCGCGCCCAGCTGCGGCACCTGATCACCACGGCGATCGATGCCTGCCCGACCGGCAGCCATGTCGCGCTGGCCTTCCTCGACGTCGATCATTTCAAGGACGTCAACGATACGCTGGGTCACGCCGCCGGCGACGAGCTCCTGGTCCAGCTCGCGCAGCGCCTGCGCGAGCATATCGGCCCCGGCGACATGCTGGGGCGGCTCGGCGGCGACGAGTTCGTCATCCTGCTGCCGCAACGTAACGCCGAGGCTGCCGAGCGCGTCGCGGCTGACATCTCCGAGGCGCTGGCGCGGCCGCTGCGGCTCGGATCGAAGCTGATGCCGATGTCCGCCAGCATCGGCATCAGCCTCTATCCCGATCACGCCACCGACATCGACACATTGATGCAGCAGGCGGATGCCGCCATGTACATGGCCAAGCAGGCCGGACGCTCGACGCATCGCATCTTCAGTGCCGAGATGAGCGTGCTCGCCGAGCAGCGGCTGGCGCTGATCGCGGCGTTGCGCCGCGCCGTCGCGGAAGGCGCGCTGAGCCTCAGCTACCAGCCGCAGATCCGCAGCTGCGACGGCGCGATCCACGGCGTCGAGGCGCTCGCGCGATGGCGCGATGCCGTGCTCGGCGACGTCTCGCCGGCAAAGTTCATCCCGCTCGCCGAAGAATGCGGGCTGATCGAGCAGATCGGGCTGTGGTCCGTGCGCGAGGCCTGCCGCCAGATGGCGAGCTGGCGCCGCGCCGGGCTCAACATCCCCTGCGTCTCGGTCAACCTGTCGCCGATCAATTTCCGCAACGTCACGCTGGCCGCGCGGCTCAAGGACATCCTGGCCGAGCACGAACTGCCGCCGGACGCGCTGATGCTGGAGATCACCGAAGGCACGTTCATGCAGGACGGCGCCGCAGCACTGGAGACGATGAACGCGATCCGCGAGCTCGGCGTCGGCCTCTCGGTGGACGATTTCGGCACCGGCTATTCCAGCCTCAGCCGACTCGCGCATCTGCCGATCCGCGAGCTCAAGATCGACCGCAGTTTTATGCGCGACATCGAGCGTGACGCGGGCGCGCTCGCGATCGCCACCGCCGTCGTGCGCGTCGGCCAGGGCCTCGGCATGAGCGTGGTCGCCGAGGGCGTCGAGACCGAGGGGCAGCGCAATACGCTGGCCGCGCTCGGCTGCGATATCGTCCAGGGCTTCCTCTACGCTCCGCCGCTGCCGCCGGTCGCCTTCGAGCGCTGGCTGATCGAGCATTGCGCCGAGCAGGCGAGGGCGATGCTGGGGCGGCTGGACCTGGCGGCGGCGGGCAAAGCTGCAGTGAAGCGTTCGGCTTCTTGCTGCTCATCGTTCACCGGATCCGCAAGGACTAAACCCGCTCAATCCAGGGATTGA
- a CDS encoding EAL domain-containing protein has product MGGRDQNDQDRRRRGGWWRAAPLLGLYRPALVAVGVGLLFSIVGAAAVARWEDRVNRIEFENAAETQAIVMQNGMNEYISRLLALRTLFESTNEEVTRSEFETFSARLFERHPGALRISWLPRVNRKERTEYETAAIRDGVSGYQIKSLQGETFVTAPQSDEYIPVFYSTEPKTSLVYGMDYMTVPERRSMLERARDNDRVVAVRTPLFGPRDGDRLSYVLVAIPVYAKGTSREEIADRRRNLAGFVVGIFDLPLLIQSIRVTTGASPAVSMTVFPPFAAQIVSLEQMLPDYSSSAVALRSMRDIARTLHWSGSLKIGDTDWQVRAVPTAGGPLATTYDRAVAVLVVGMLLTLSLSTYLMLASRNSRRLSLANRRVLELAQTDILTGLPNRAFFLTRLDEMNRQLSVRGLPFAILMLDLDRFKNVNDSLGHAAGDALLRQVAQRLKSALRADDVLARLGGDEFAIIQEAGEDQRACSTELAARIAKLVSEPFLLPGHRVEIGTSIGIAIAPDHGSDQEQLLKKADLALYRSKSAGRNCFTIYDEAMSAELEARNTLEGDLRDAIARCQLEVHYQPFVDALSGERRGFEALVRWRHPTRGLIPPDQFIALAEETGLIVPLGEFVLRRACADAAGWPADLTVAVNLSPIQFKEAELFEMICAALADSGLPPQRLEIEITESVLLERGSENHAFMERLKQLGVELALDDFGTGYSSLSYLTAFPFDKIKIDKSFIRNLTQQPRSSAIISSIVTLARGLDMSVTAEGVETREEFDRLKALGVNFAQGYLFGRPHPIERILFDAPVKSSRLDAA; this is encoded by the coding sequence ATGGGCGGTCGCGATCAGAACGATCAGGATCGGAGACGGAGAGGCGGTTGGTGGCGAGCCGCACCGCTGCTCGGGCTCTATCGCCCTGCGCTCGTCGCGGTCGGCGTCGGCCTGCTGTTCTCGATCGTGGGCGCCGCCGCCGTCGCGAGGTGGGAAGATCGCGTCAACAGGATCGAGTTCGAGAACGCGGCCGAGACCCAGGCGATCGTCATGCAGAACGGCATGAACGAGTACATATCGAGGCTTCTCGCGCTGCGCACCCTGTTCGAATCGACCAACGAAGAGGTCACCCGCAGCGAATTCGAGACCTTCAGCGCCCGTCTGTTCGAGCGTCATCCCGGCGCGCTGCGCATCTCCTGGTTGCCGCGCGTCAACCGCAAGGAGCGCACGGAGTACGAGACAGCGGCGATCCGGGACGGCGTGTCGGGCTATCAAATCAAGTCGCTGCAGGGCGAGACGTTCGTCACCGCGCCGCAGAGCGATGAATATATTCCGGTGTTCTACTCGACTGAGCCGAAGACCTCGCTGGTCTACGGCATGGATTACATGACCGTTCCGGAGCGCCGGTCGATGCTGGAGCGTGCGCGTGACAACGACCGCGTGGTCGCCGTGCGCACGCCCCTGTTCGGGCCGAGAGACGGCGACCGGCTGTCCTATGTTCTCGTCGCCATTCCCGTCTATGCCAAGGGCACCTCGCGCGAGGAGATCGCGGACCGGCGCCGCAATCTCGCCGGCTTCGTGGTCGGCATCTTCGACCTGCCGCTGCTGATCCAGTCCATTCGTGTGACCACCGGAGCCAGCCCCGCGGTCAGCATGACGGTCTTCCCGCCCTTCGCGGCGCAGATCGTCAGCCTGGAGCAGATGCTGCCGGATTATTCGTCGTCCGCCGTGGCGTTGCGGTCGATGCGGGACATCGCGCGGACCCTGCACTGGTCGGGCAGTCTCAAGATCGGCGATACCGATTGGCAGGTGCGGGCGGTTCCGACCGCCGGCGGTCCGCTGGCGACGACTTACGACCGCGCGGTCGCGGTCCTCGTCGTCGGCATGCTGCTGACGCTGTCGCTGTCGACCTATCTGATGCTCGCCAGCCGCAATTCGCGGCGACTGTCGCTGGCGAACCGGCGGGTGCTCGAGCTTGCCCAGACCGACATCCTCACCGGATTGCCGAACCGCGCCTTCTTCCTCACCCGGCTCGACGAGATGAACAGGCAGTTGAGCGTGAGGGGCCTGCCCTTCGCGATCCTGATGCTCGACCTCGACCGCTTCAAGAACGTCAACGATTCCCTCGGTCACGCGGCCGGCGATGCGCTGCTGCGCCAGGTGGCGCAGCGGCTGAAATCCGCGTTGCGCGCCGACGACGTGCTGGCGCGGCTCGGCGGTGACGAATTCGCCATCATCCAGGAGGCCGGCGAGGACCAGCGCGCCTGCTCGACCGAGCTGGCGGCACGGATCGCCAAGCTCGTGAGCGAGCCGTTCCTGCTGCCCGGCCACCGCGTCGAGATCGGCACCAGCATCGGCATCGCGATCGCGCCGGATCATGGCAGCGATCAGGAGCAGCTCCTGAAGAAAGCGGATCTGGCGCTCTATCGCTCGAAATCGGCCGGCCGCAACTGCTTCACGATTTATGATGAAGCGATGTCGGCCGAGCTGGAGGCGCGCAACACGCTGGAAGGAGATCTGCGCGACGCCATCGCGCGCTGCCAGCTGGAGGTGCACTACCAGCCGTTCGTCGATGCCCTCAGCGGCGAACGACGCGGCTTCGAGGCGCTGGTGCGCTGGCGGCATCCGACGCGCGGCCTGATCCCGCCGGACCAGTTCATTGCGCTTGCGGAGGAGACCGGGCTGATCGTGCCGCTCGGCGAATTCGTGCTGCGGCGCGCCTGCGCGGACGCGGCCGGCTGGCCCGCCGATCTCACGGTCGCCGTCAATTTGTCGCCGATCCAGTTCAAGGAAGCCGAGCTGTTCGAAATGATCTGCGCGGCGCTCGCCGATTCCGGCCTGCCGCCGCAGCGGCTGGAGATCGAGATCACGGAATCCGTGCTGCTGGAGCGCGGCAGCGAGAACCACGCCTTCATGGAGCGGCTGAAGCAGCTCGGCGTCGAGCTCGCGCTCGACGATTTCGGCACCGGCTATTCCTCGCTCAGCTACCTGACCGCGTTCCCGTTCGACAAGATCAAGATCGACAAGTCGTTCATTCGCAACCTGACCCAGCAGCCGCGCTCATCCGCCATCATCTCCTCGATCGTGACGCTGGCGCGCGGACTGGACATGTCGGTCACCGCCGAAGGCGTCGAGACGCGCGAGGAGTTCGACCGGCTGAAGGCGCTCGGCGTCAATTTTGCGCAAGGCTATCTGTTCGGCCGGCCGCATCCGATCGAGCGGATCCTGTTCGACGCGCCGGTCAAGTCCTCACGGCTCGACGCCGCCTGA
- a CDS encoding hydroxyacid dehydrogenase, translating to MKVLLAHTPEMRRNYYGDRSLNGLRAAAEVILHQGDEPLDAASLVRAAKDADIIVADRMTEGRGEIFAQLPRLRAFVRCAVDIRNVNVDAASQAGVLVTRAGPGFVQAVAELALGFMVDLSRGVSRTTADYQAGRKAEARMGRQLAGSRIGIIGYGSIGRYLAEIAKVLRMEVLVSDPFATVSDAAIRQVGLDELLAASDYVICLAIANEQTENLIGEAALARMQKHAVFINLSRGNLVDEVALARALREGRIAGAAMDVGRAPDQMPTPELAKLPNVVATPHVGGLTPQAIEYQSLETVRQVEAIVRGEIPQGAVNADRWTRRP from the coding sequence GTGAAGGTCCTGCTCGCGCATACCCCGGAGATGCGGCGCAATTACTATGGCGATCGCAGCCTGAACGGCCTTCGCGCGGCCGCCGAGGTGATCCTGCACCAGGGGGATGAGCCGCTGGACGCAGCCAGCCTGGTGCGCGCCGCGAAGGACGCCGACATCATCGTTGCCGATCGCATGACGGAAGGGCGCGGCGAGATCTTTGCGCAATTGCCGCGCCTGCGAGCGTTCGTCCGCTGCGCTGTCGACATCCGCAACGTCAACGTGGATGCAGCGTCGCAAGCCGGCGTGCTGGTGACCCGCGCCGGGCCCGGCTTCGTGCAGGCCGTGGCCGAGCTCGCGCTCGGCTTCATGGTCGACCTCTCCCGCGGCGTATCGCGGACCACGGCGGATTATCAGGCCGGCCGCAAGGCTGAGGCACGGATGGGCCGCCAGCTCGCCGGCAGTCGGATCGGCATCATCGGCTACGGCAGCATCGGGCGCTACCTCGCCGAGATCGCAAAAGTGCTGCGCATGGAGGTGCTGGTCTCCGATCCCTTTGCGACAGTCAGCGATGCCGCGATCCGCCAGGTCGGTCTCGACGAGCTCCTCGCAGCCTCGGACTATGTCATCTGCCTCGCCATCGCCAACGAGCAGACCGAGAACCTGATCGGGGAGGCGGCGCTGGCGCGCATGCAGAAGCACGCCGTCTTCATCAATCTCTCGCGCGGCAATCTCGTCGACGAGGTCGCCCTGGCACGCGCGCTGCGTGAGGGCCGCATCGCCGGCGCCGCCATGGATGTCGGGCGCGCGCCCGATCAGATGCCGACGCCCGAGCTTGCCAAGCTGCCGAACGTCGTCGCCACGCCGCATGTCGGCGGCCTGACGCCGCAGGCCATCGAATACCAGTCGCTGGAGACCGTGCGGCAGGTCGAGGCCATCGTGAGGGGAGAAATTCCGCAAGGCGCGGTCAACGCCGATCGCTGGACGCGGCGGCCGTGA
- a CDS encoding MFS transporter yields the protein MRLPFFYGWVVVAVTFVTMAIGVNARTAFSLFFPPIIAEFGWERGVTAGAFSFGFVVSGAVSPLIGRLMDRAGPRAVMEFGVLLMGGGLLLAPLTSAPWHLYVTIGVMVGAGSVCLGYSGQSLFLPNWFIRKRGFAIGIAFAGVGIGSVTLLPWVQHMIEQTGWRTACTAMGLLVLIALAPINLLLHKRPEDIGLQPDGDAAPAAGAARPASNVVDPVWANTDWTLQRAVATARFWWIALGYFCGLYIWYAVQVHQTKFLLDVGFSSSVAVWALGMVSLLGIPGQIVLGHVSDRIGREWVWAISCAGFVVCFAALIALRYQASLWLVYLMVFTQGALGYGLTSIMGAVVFEIFQGRHQGSIFGTIMLAALAGGAAGPWVTGLLYDRAGHYTLAFAVAMVVSGMSALAIWRAAPGKVRAVAGRLHKLKTDSR from the coding sequence ATGCGGCTTCCTTTCTTCTACGGCTGGGTCGTGGTCGCCGTGACCTTCGTCACCATGGCGATCGGCGTCAACGCGCGCACCGCCTTTTCGCTGTTCTTTCCGCCCATCATCGCCGAGTTCGGCTGGGAGCGCGGCGTCACCGCGGGCGCCTTCTCGTTCGGCTTCGTGGTGTCGGGCGCGGTCAGCCCGCTGATCGGCCGCCTGATGGATCGCGCCGGCCCGCGCGCGGTGATGGAGTTCGGGGTCTTGCTGATGGGCGGCGGCCTGCTGCTGGCGCCGCTGACCAGCGCGCCCTGGCACCTCTATGTCACCATCGGCGTCATGGTCGGCGCCGGCAGCGTCTGTCTCGGCTATTCCGGCCAATCGCTGTTCCTGCCGAACTGGTTCATCCGCAAGCGCGGCTTCGCCATCGGCATCGCCTTCGCCGGCGTCGGTATCGGCTCGGTGACGCTGCTGCCATGGGTGCAGCACATGATCGAGCAGACCGGCTGGCGCACCGCCTGCACCGCGATGGGCCTGCTCGTCCTGATCGCGCTGGCGCCGATCAACCTGCTGCTGCACAAGCGCCCCGAGGACATCGGGCTCCAGCCGGACGGCGATGCCGCCCCGGCCGCGGGCGCGGCAAGGCCGGCCTCCAACGTGGTCGATCCCGTCTGGGCCAACACCGACTGGACGCTGCAGCGCGCCGTCGCGACCGCGCGGTTCTGGTGGATCGCGCTCGGCTATTTCTGCGGCCTGTACATCTGGTACGCAGTGCAGGTGCACCAGACCAAATTCCTGCTCGACGTCGGCTTCAGCTCCAGCGTTGCGGTGTGGGCACTCGGCATGGTCAGCCTGCTCGGCATTCCCGGCCAGATCGTGCTGGGGCACGTCTCCGACCGCATCGGCCGGGAGTGGGTGTGGGCGATCAGCTGTGCTGGTTTCGTCGTCTGCTTCGCCGCGCTGATCGCGCTGAGATATCAAGCTTCACTCTGGCTGGTTTATCTGATGGTGTTCACGCAAGGCGCGCTGGGCTACGGCCTCACTTCGATCATGGGCGCGGTGGTGTTCGAGATCTTCCAGGGCAGGCATCAGGGCAGCATCTTCGGCACGATCATGCTCGCGGCGCTGGCGGGCGGTGCGGCCGGACCGTGGGTGACCGGCTTGCTCTACGATCGCGCCGGCCACTACACGCTGGCTTTCGCCGTCGCGATGGTCGTGAGCGGAATGTCGGCGCTCGCGATCTGGCGGGCGGCGCCTGGGAAGGTGCGGGCGGTCGCCGGCCGGCTGCACAAGCTCAAAACGGATTCCCGATAG
- a CDS encoding ABC transporter substrate-binding protein — protein MHRFRSASSVVLTIALLAATTLAARGNEAGISEDAILFGQAAALEGPSSALGQRMRQGIVAAFTEINAKGGVHGRKLQLISRDDGYDPDRSVAQTLHLIDDDKVFALIGAVGTPTAMATIPITSARNVPFIGPFTGAEFLRDLELPNVVNIRASYGAEAEAWIKHLTEDRKFTRIGIFYQDDSFGRDGLVGVKRALAKRGLELAAEGTFERNTRAVVQAWRMIKRADPEAIVMVGTYGPCAEFIKLAHRSGARPTFVNISFVGAVALAAELGPEGEGVIVSQVVPFPWDRSLKLVADYQAAQKAFDPTLTPDFVSLEGYLSGRLAAAALEKAGPNPTRASLLRAINDTGRFDISGSLFTVGTRMLDTPPKVFLTVIQKDGTFKAVDRL, from the coding sequence ATGCATCGATTTCGATCAGCGAGCTCCGTCGTCCTGACCATCGCGCTTCTGGCCGCGACCACGCTGGCGGCAAGGGGCAACGAGGCCGGCATCAGCGAGGATGCGATCCTGTTCGGCCAGGCCGCGGCGCTTGAGGGCCCCTCCTCTGCGCTCGGACAGCGCATGCGGCAAGGCATCGTCGCCGCGTTCACCGAGATCAACGCCAAGGGCGGCGTCCACGGCCGGAAGCTTCAGCTCATCAGCCGCGACGACGGCTACGACCCCGACCGTTCGGTGGCGCAGACGCTGCACCTGATCGATGACGACAAGGTGTTCGCGCTGATCGGCGCGGTTGGCACGCCGACAGCGATGGCGACGATCCCGATCACCAGCGCCAGGAACGTTCCCTTCATCGGCCCGTTCACCGGCGCCGAGTTCCTGCGCGACCTCGAGCTTCCGAACGTCGTCAACATCCGCGCGAGCTACGGCGCGGAGGCGGAGGCCTGGATCAAGCACCTCACCGAGGATCGCAAGTTCACGCGCATCGGCATCTTCTACCAGGACGATTCCTTCGGCCGCGACGGACTTGTCGGCGTCAAGCGTGCGCTCGCCAAGCGCGGCCTCGAGCTCGCCGCCGAAGGCACGTTCGAGCGCAACACCCGCGCGGTCGTCCAGGCCTGGCGCATGATCAAGCGCGCCGACCCGGAAGCCATCGTCATGGTCGGGACCTACGGACCGTGCGCGGAGTTCATCAAGCTCGCCCACCGCAGCGGCGCCCGTCCAACCTTCGTCAACATCTCCTTCGTCGGCGCCGTTGCGCTCGCGGCGGAACTCGGCCCTGAGGGCGAAGGCGTCATCGTCTCGCAGGTCGTGCCGTTTCCATGGGACCGCTCGCTCAAGCTGGTCGCCGACTATCAGGCGGCGCAGAAGGCGTTCGATCCGACGCTGACGCCTGATTTCGTGTCGCTGGAAGGCTATCTGTCCGGCCGCCTCGCGGCCGCGGCGCTGGAAAAGGCCGGCCCCAATCCGACGCGCGCAAGCCTGCTGCGCGCCATCAACGATACCGGCCGCTTCGACATCAGCGGCAGCCTCTTCACCGTCGGCACACGCATGCTCGACACGCCGCCGAAGGTGTTCCTGACGGTGATCCAGAAGGACGGTACGTTCAAGGCCGTGGACCGGCTTTAG